In the genome of Podarcis raffonei isolate rPodRaf1 chromosome W, rPodRaf1.pri, whole genome shotgun sequence, one region contains:
- the LOC128405946 gene encoding protein SET isoform X2, which translates to MNCKVIVLWLPSIAHKEQQEAIEHIDEVQNEIDRLNEQASEEILKVEQKYNKLRQPFFQKRSELIAKIPNFWVTTFVNHPQVSALLGEEDEEALHYLTRVEVTEFEDIKSGYRIDFYFDENPYFENKMLSKEFHLNESGDPSSKSSEIKWKSGKDLTKRSSQTQNKASRKRQHEEPESFFTWFTDHSDAGADELGEVIKDDIWPNPLQYYLVPDMDDEEGEGEEDDDDEEEGGLEDIDEEGDDDEGEDDEDDDEGEGEEDEGEDD; encoded by the exons ACAAAGAGCAACAGGAAGCAATTGAACATATTGATGAAGTACAGAATGAAATAGACAG ACTGAATGAACAAGCCAGTGAGGAAATTTTGAAAGTAGAACAGAAGTACAACAAACTCCGCCAACCATTCTTTCAGAAGAGGTCAGAATTGATCGCCAAAATCCCAAATTTTTGGGTAACAACATTTGTCAACCACCCACAAG TATCTGCACTTTTGGGAGAAGAAGATGAGGAAGCTCTCCATTATTTGACCAGAGTTGAGGTGACGGAGTTTGAAGACATCAAATCAGGTTACAGAATAGATTTT TATTTTGATGAGAATCCATATTTTGAAAACAAGATGCTCTCTAAAGAGTTTCATCTGAACGAGAGTGGGGACCCATCATCAAAATCAAGTGAAATCAAATGGAAATCTGGGAAG GATCTGACAAAGCGTTCAAGTCAGACACAGAACAAGGCCAGCAGAAAGAGGCAGCATGAAGAACCCGAGAGTTTCTTCACTTGGTTCACTGACCATTCTGATGCTGGTGCTGATGAACTAGGAGAGGTCATTAAAGATGACATCTGGCCGAACCCATTACAGTACTACTTG GTTCCTGATATGGATGATGAAGAAGGTGAAGGAGAGGAAGATGACGATGATGAGGAAGAAGGAGGCTTGGAGGACATTGATGAGGAAGGTGACGATGATGAGGGtgaagatgatgaagatgatgacgagggagaaggagag GAAGATGAAGGAGAAGATGACTGA
- the LOC128405946 gene encoding protein SET isoform X1 gives MSAPAAKVSQKELNSNHDGTDEISDKEQQEAIEHIDEVQNEIDRLNEQASEEILKVEQKYNKLRQPFFQKRSELIAKIPNFWVTTFVNHPQVSALLGEEDEEALHYLTRVEVTEFEDIKSGYRIDFYFDENPYFENKMLSKEFHLNESGDPSSKSSEIKWKSGKDLTKRSSQTQNKASRKRQHEEPESFFTWFTDHSDAGADELGEVIKDDIWPNPLQYYLVPDMDDEEGEGEEDDDDEEEGGLEDIDEEGDDDEGEDDEDDDEGEGEEDEGEDD, from the exons ACAAAGAGCAACAGGAAGCAATTGAACATATTGATGAAGTACAGAATGAAATAGACAG ACTGAATGAACAAGCCAGTGAGGAAATTTTGAAAGTAGAACAGAAGTACAACAAACTCCGCCAACCATTCTTTCAGAAGAGGTCAGAATTGATCGCCAAAATCCCAAATTTTTGGGTAACAACATTTGTCAACCACCCACAAG TATCTGCACTTTTGGGAGAAGAAGATGAGGAAGCTCTCCATTATTTGACCAGAGTTGAGGTGACGGAGTTTGAAGACATCAAATCAGGTTACAGAATAGATTTT TATTTTGATGAGAATCCATATTTTGAAAACAAGATGCTCTCTAAAGAGTTTCATCTGAACGAGAGTGGGGACCCATCATCAAAATCAAGTGAAATCAAATGGAAATCTGGGAAG GATCTGACAAAGCGTTCAAGTCAGACACAGAACAAGGCCAGCAGAAAGAGGCAGCATGAAGAACCCGAGAGTTTCTTCACTTGGTTCACTGACCATTCTGATGCTGGTGCTGATGAACTAGGAGAGGTCATTAAAGATGACATCTGGCCGAACCCATTACAGTACTACTTG GTTCCTGATATGGATGATGAAGAAGGTGAAGGAGAGGAAGATGACGATGATGAGGAAGAAGGAGGCTTGGAGGACATTGATGAGGAAGGTGACGATGATGAGGGtgaagatgatgaagatgatgacgagggagaaggagag GAAGATGAAGGAGAAGATGACTGA